From the Magnetococcus sp. PR-3 genome, one window contains:
- the dapD gene encoding 2,3,4,5-tetrahydropyridine-2,6-dicarboxylate N-succinyltransferase has product MSDLQAIIEKAWDERDGINSSTAGEVRNAVLETIEAIDSGKLRVAEKNPDHPEAEHGWVVNQWAKKAVLLYFKLHDNQIMGDDGATYFDKVPLKFAGWDEAKFKEAGFRAVPPATARKGVYIAPGVVLMPSYCNIGAYVDSGTMVDTWATVGSCAQIGKNVHISGGAGIGGVLEPLQANPVIIEDNCFIGARAEVAEGVIVGEGSVLSMGVYLGKSTKVVNRATGEIHMGYVPPYSVVVSGTMPGKPLPNGEPGPNLYCAVIVKTVDAQTRSKTGINELLREF; this is encoded by the coding sequence ATGTCCGATCTGCAAGCCATCATCGAAAAGGCCTGGGACGAGCGCGACGGCATCAACAGCAGCACAGCTGGCGAAGTCCGCAATGCGGTGTTGGAGACCATCGAAGCCATTGACAGCGGTAAACTGCGTGTGGCGGAAAAAAATCCTGACCATCCTGAAGCTGAGCATGGCTGGGTGGTCAACCAGTGGGCCAAAAAAGCGGTTCTGCTTTACTTCAAACTGCATGATAACCAGATCATGGGTGATGATGGCGCCACCTATTTTGACAAGGTGCCTCTGAAGTTTGCGGGTTGGGATGAAGCCAAATTTAAAGAAGCAGGTTTCCGTGCTGTTCCCCCTGCAACAGCCCGTAAAGGGGTCTACATTGCACCGGGTGTGGTGCTGATGCCCTCCTACTGTAACATCGGCGCCTATGTGGACTCCGGCACCATGGTTGATACCTGGGCCACCGTTGGCTCTTGTGCTCAGATTGGTAAAAACGTTCATATCTCCGGTGGTGCTGGTATTGGTGGTGTGTTGGAGCCTCTTCAGGCCAACCCAGTTATTATTGAAGATAACTGCTTCATCGGTGCCCGTGCTGAAGTGGCAGAGGGTGTGATCGTTGGTGAGGGTTCAGTACTCTCCATGGGTGTCTATTTGGGTAAATCCACCAAGGTTGTCAATCGTGCAACGGGTGAGATCCACATGGGCTATGTCCCCCCTTACTCTGTGGTTGTTTCCGGCACCATGCCCGGTAAGCCTCTGCCCAATGGTGAGCCCGGCCCTAACCTGTACTGTGCGGTTATTGTGAAAACTGTGGATGCTCAAACCCGTTCCAAGACCGGTATCAACGAGCTGCTGCGGGAGTTCTAA
- the dapC gene encoding succinyldiaminopimelate transaminase, whose translation MNPEMDRLNPYPFEKLAQLFEGVTPNPDLAPLNISIGEPKHPTPAFVTQRMIEALEDGDMAKYPTTRGEKALRESIAGWLTRRFELKPGSVDPDRHVLSASGTREAIFSVALAMVDRQKGGVVLTPNPFYQIYEGASFMAGVDPIHIDATEQTGLRPPFTALDTDLLDRTQMVYLCSPSNPTGAVHPLEELQELIRLADKHDFVICSDECYSEIWYDAPPPGLLQACAEMGRDDYKRCLVFHSLSKRSNMPGARSGFVAGDAQLLDRYFKLRTYTGNAMPPFIQKAAVAAWDDESHVEENRKQYRAKLETSIEILSPVLDVTRPEASFYLWLKVPTGGENFARVLYEKFNVVVLPGGYLGRHGAQGNPADPYIRIALVATPEQNRMAMQRIAQCAQELK comes from the coding sequence ATGAATCCTGAAATGGACCGTCTCAACCCCTATCCTTTCGAAAAATTGGCGCAGCTGTTTGAGGGGGTAACCCCTAATCCAGATCTGGCTCCTCTGAATATTTCCATTGGTGAGCCCAAGCATCCAACCCCAGCCTTTGTGACCCAGCGCATGATTGAGGCGCTAGAGGATGGGGATATGGCCAAATATCCCACCACCCGTGGGGAGAAGGCGCTGCGGGAGAGCATCGCAGGGTGGTTGACCCGTCGTTTTGAGCTCAAGCCAGGTAGTGTGGACCCAGATCGACATGTGCTTAGTGCCAGTGGTACCCGTGAGGCGATCTTCTCTGTCGCTCTGGCTATGGTGGATCGGCAGAAGGGTGGGGTGGTTCTAACCCCTAATCCTTTCTATCAGATTTATGAAGGGGCCAGCTTTATGGCGGGGGTTGACCCCATCCATATCGATGCCACCGAACAGACCGGTTTGCGTCCTCCTTTTACCGCATTGGATACAGATCTGCTGGATCGAACCCAGATGGTCTATCTCTGTTCGCCATCCAACCCCACCGGGGCGGTTCATCCGCTAGAAGAGCTGCAAGAGCTGATTCGTCTGGCGGACAAGCATGATTTTGTTATCTGTTCTGATGAGTGCTATTCAGAAATTTGGTATGACGCACCACCTCCTGGCTTACTACAGGCTTGTGCCGAGATGGGTCGGGATGACTATAAGCGCTGTCTGGTTTTCCACTCCCTCTCCAAGCGATCGAACATGCCAGGGGCGCGAAGTGGTTTTGTGGCGGGTGATGCACAGTTGCTGGACCGTTATTTCAAACTACGGACCTATACCGGTAACGCCATGCCCCCATTCATTCAAAAGGCGGCTGTGGCAGCCTGGGATGATGAGAGCCATGTTGAGGAGAACCGCAAACAGTACCGGGCCAAGTTAGAAACATCCATTGAGATCCTCTCCCCGGTCCTGGATGTTACCCGCCCTGAAGCCAGCTTTTATCTCTGGCTCAAGGTGCCGACAGGTGGCGAAAACTTTGCCCGTGTTCTTTATGAAAAATTTAATGTGGTGGTACTGCCCGGTGGTTATTTGGGTCGGCATGGTGCACAAGGTAACCCGGCTGACCCCTATATTCGTATTGCCCTGGTGGCCACACCTGAGCAGAACCGTATGGCCATGCAACGTATCGCCCAGTGTGCCCAGGAGCTGAAGTAA
- the bioD gene encoding dethiobiotin synthase — protein MIDRVPMPGVFVTGTDTDVGKSVASAWLLQQWQADYWKPIQSGLEGATDTDVVSHLAGLSASRVHPERFRLQAPMSPHASAALEGVSIQLEDFQRPQTTAPLVVEGAGGVLVPINDQYTVLDLMVKLALPVVVVTRTGLGTINHTLLTLQALKARGLRVMGLIACGAEHPSNFKALKHYGEVPILAHIPVLQPLTPETLASVAWL, from the coding sequence GTGATTGATCGTGTTCCTATGCCTGGGGTGTTTGTAACTGGTACCGATACCGATGTGGGTAAAAGTGTTGCCAGTGCTTGGTTATTACAACAGTGGCAGGCTGATTATTGGAAGCCCATTCAATCAGGTTTAGAAGGGGCTACCGATACCGATGTGGTCTCCCACCTGGCTGGCCTGTCTGCAAGCCGTGTACACCCTGAACGCTTTCGTTTGCAAGCACCGATGTCTCCCCACGCTTCGGCAGCCCTAGAGGGGGTTTCTATCCAGCTAGAGGATTTTCAACGGCCCCAAACCACAGCCCCTTTGGTGGTGGAAGGGGCAGGTGGTGTCTTGGTACCGATCAATGATCAGTACACTGTATTGGATCTTATGGTCAAACTGGCGTTACCTGTGGTGGTGGTAACCCGTACAGGGTTGGGTACCATCAACCATACATTACTGACATTACAGGCACTCAAAGCTCGGGGGTTGCGTGTTATGGGGTTGATTGCCTGTGGCGCAGAGCATCCCTCCAATTTTAAGGCCCTAAAGCACTACGGTGAAGTGCCTATTCTGGCCCATATTCCCGTTTTGCAACCCTTAACACCTGAAACATTGGCATCTGTGGCGTGGCTGTAA
- the panB gene encoding 3-methyl-2-oxobutanoate hydroxymethyltransferase gives MKSRVRVPDLVRMKQQGQPIVALTAYDYTFARLVDGADVDLILVGDSLGMVVQGHETTLPVTLEEMIYHTRAVVRGSDRALVVLDMPFGSTQNGPERTFEHAARAMKESGAAAIKLEGGQAMAETIAYLTERAIPVIGHLGLTPQSVHAFGGFKIQGRNEEAADRIVNDALALQQAGAGAIILEGIPTPLANRVSEQLAIPTIGIGAGNGCDGQVLVLYDMLGLYGDVSPKFVKRYVDGVQLLGDAIESYAQEVRTRQFPSAEHSFKK, from the coding sequence ATGAAAAGCCGCGTGCGGGTACCCGATCTGGTACGCATGAAACAGCAAGGGCAGCCCATTGTTGCTCTAACCGCCTACGACTACACCTTCGCCCGTCTTGTGGATGGGGCTGATGTAGATCTGATTTTAGTAGGGGACTCCTTAGGTATGGTGGTGCAGGGTCATGAAACCACCCTGCCGGTTACCCTAGAAGAGATGATCTACCACACCCGTGCCGTGGTACGGGGGAGTGACCGAGCTCTGGTGGTCCTGGATATGCCTTTTGGTTCTACCCAAAATGGTCCAGAGCGCACCTTTGAACACGCAGCCCGAGCGATGAAGGAGAGCGGGGCTGCAGCCATTAAGCTGGAGGGGGGTCAGGCTATGGCAGAGACCATTGCCTACCTGACTGAACGGGCCATTCCTGTTATTGGCCATCTGGGTCTGACCCCACAGTCGGTACACGCTTTTGGCGGCTTTAAAATACAAGGCCGTAATGAAGAAGCGGCTGACCGAATTGTGAATGATGCCCTGGCCCTGCAACAGGCCGGTGCAGGGGCCATTATTCTGGAAGGTATTCCCACACCTTTGGCCAACCGTGTCAGTGAACAGCTTGCCATCCCCACCATTGGTATTGGTGCCGGTAATGGGTGTGATGGGCAGGTGCTTGTGCTCTATGACATGCTGGGCCTTTATGGCGATGTCTCCCCTAAATTTGTTAAACGCTATGTCGATGGGGTTCAGCTCCTGGGTGATGCCATTGAGAGCTATGCCCAAGAGGTACGTACACGCCAGTTTCCCTCTGCGGAACACAGCTTTAAGAAGTAG
- a CDS encoding M15 family metallopeptidase codes for MMQRRHFLQALAVGMMGGANLVSSEAHAARKAVPMPRKTHAYLRDSMDEAEIKEAVRRIRNFNRSHQDDIYLSPQQFALLKRVNYRFSRLEHLVGHANFHLLGFDEAINTAKNYSKVGRFSKKELDFLEDLFFRDAGAYGFNGYKPFTRLTEEIPKREVSKLPYTGNYLYRGTPVRTYEKIRRDVGDKVILTSGVRSVIKQFRLFLNKAEESQGNLSMASRSLAPPGYSFHGIGDFDVGQVGYGYHNFTERFATTEVFKKLRDLGYSNLRYPRDNLLGVRFEPWHIKVLSV; via the coding sequence ATGATGCAACGACGTCACTTTTTACAAGCTTTGGCTGTAGGCATGATGGGTGGAGCCAATTTGGTCTCCAGTGAAGCCCATGCGGCGCGTAAAGCCGTACCCATGCCCCGTAAGACCCATGCCTATCTACGCGATTCTATGGATGAAGCTGAAATTAAGGAAGCGGTACGCCGTATCCGAAATTTCAACCGATCCCACCAAGACGATATCTATCTCTCCCCCCAACAGTTTGCTCTGCTCAAGCGTGTTAACTACCGTTTTTCCCGTCTGGAACATCTGGTAGGTCATGCCAACTTCCATCTGCTAGGGTTTGATGAGGCGATCAATACCGCCAAAAACTACAGCAAGGTTGGACGCTTCAGCAAAAAAGAGTTGGATTTTCTTGAAGACCTTTTTTTCCGGGATGCAGGCGCCTACGGTTTTAATGGCTACAAGCCCTTTACCCGCTTAACCGAAGAGATTCCCAAGCGGGAAGTGAGCAAATTACCCTACACCGGTAACTATCTTTACCGTGGCACCCCCGTACGTACCTACGAGAAAATTCGTCGGGATGTGGGGGATAAAGTCATTTTGACCTCCGGCGTACGCAGTGTAATCAAGCAATTCCGCTTGTTCCTTAATAAAGCGGAAGAGAGCCAGGGTAACCTCTCCATGGCCTCTCGCTCTTTGGCCCCCCCTGGATACTCCTTCCATGGTATTGGTGATTTTGATGTCGGCCAGGTTGGTTATGGCTACCACAACTTTACCGAACGCTTTGCCACGACCGAGGTCTTTAAAAAACTTCGGGACCTGGGTTATAGCAACCTACGCTATCCCCGCGATAACCTACTGGGGGTACGTTTTGAACCCTGGCACATCAAGGTTCTCTCCGTCTGA
- the bioB gene encoding biotin synthase BioB, with amino-acid sequence MSGSEWLDTIATAALAGQVPDQQSARRILTDPSVELLPLMQAAFRVRFHHFGRGVRIHILNNVQNGYCSEDCNYCVQAKNSKAPIQKYAIKSDEEILDGARKAYESGAYRYCMVSSGRNPHADRIDHMSKLIKEIKSRWPVEVCLSAGFLDADKARELKEAGLDRYNHNLNTADGHYGSICTTHSYGDRLDTLKQARSAGLEVCSGIIIGMGEKPEEIIEVASTLRGLNARSIPVNFYVHVEGSQLGEVNQLTPEYGLRALALFRFFNPDAEVRAAGGRESNLRGLESMALYPANSLFAEGYLNTSGHVADKTVKLVEDAGFFVEKIEED; translated from the coding sequence ATGAGCGGTAGTGAATGGCTCGATACCATCGCCACAGCTGCTTTGGCAGGTCAGGTACCTGATCAACAGAGTGCACGGCGTATTTTAACTGATCCCAGTGTGGAACTGTTGCCTCTGATGCAGGCTGCTTTTAGGGTGCGTTTTCATCATTTTGGGCGCGGGGTACGCATCCATATCCTCAATAATGTGCAAAATGGTTACTGCTCTGAGGATTGTAATTACTGCGTTCAAGCGAAAAACAGTAAAGCCCCTATTCAGAAATACGCCATCAAGAGTGATGAAGAGATTCTTGATGGCGCCCGTAAGGCGTATGAGTCAGGTGCCTACCGTTACTGCATGGTCTCCTCTGGGCGTAACCCCCATGCGGATCGTATTGATCATATGTCCAAGCTGATCAAGGAGATCAAATCTCGTTGGCCAGTGGAGGTGTGTCTCTCCGCAGGGTTCTTGGATGCAGATAAAGCCCGTGAACTGAAAGAGGCAGGCCTGGACCGCTACAACCACAACCTCAATACAGCCGATGGTCACTACGGCTCTATCTGCACAACCCACAGCTATGGGGATCGACTAGATACCCTGAAGCAGGCCCGTAGTGCTGGGTTGGAGGTGTGCAGTGGTATTATTATCGGTATGGGTGAAAAGCCTGAGGAAATTATTGAGGTTGCCTCCACTCTAAGGGGGTTGAATGCCCGCTCTATTCCGGTCAATTTTTATGTGCATGTGGAGGGGTCCCAACTGGGTGAAGTCAACCAGTTAACCCCAGAGTATGGTTTGCGTGCATTGGCGCTGTTCCGTTTTTTCAACCCTGATGCTGAGGTACGTGCTGCTGGTGGACGGGAGAGCAATTTGCGGGGGTTGGAGTCGATGGCTCTCTACCCAGCCAACTCCCTATTTGCGGAAGGTTATCTGAATACATCTGGTCATGTGGCGGATAAGACCGTTAAACTGGTCGAAGATGCCGGTTTTTTTGTGGAGAAGATTGAAGAGGATTAA
- the folK gene encoding 2-amino-4-hydroxy-6-hydroxymethyldihydropteridine diphosphokinase has protein sequence MDAQIGLGANLGAALNSCQQALSVLDHHAKISVTAVSRWYQTEPLGPDQPWYVNGAATLQTTLSPLDLLDQLMVVEQQFGRDRSQEIRWGARPLDLDLLFYGHHCMTHPKLTLPHPHLHQRRFVLQPLWDIVPKKPHPLLGKTVDTLLSGVEDRGTVVLLEGEHLR, from the coding sequence GTGGATGCCCAAATTGGTCTTGGAGCCAACTTGGGCGCTGCCCTAAACAGTTGTCAGCAGGCGCTCTCTGTGTTGGACCATCACGCCAAAATCTCTGTAACAGCGGTCTCCCGTTGGTATCAAACCGAACCGTTGGGGCCAGACCAGCCCTGGTATGTTAACGGTGCGGCTACCTTGCAGACCACCTTATCCCCGCTGGACCTACTGGATCAATTAATGGTCGTGGAGCAGCAATTTGGCCGGGACCGTAGTCAGGAAATCCGTTGGGGGGCCCGCCCCTTGGATCTGGATCTGCTCTTCTATGGTCACCACTGTATGACACACCCCAAATTAACGCTGCCCCACCCTCATTTGCATCAACGCCGCTTTGTCCTACAGCCTTTATGGGATATCGTACCTAAAAAGCCTCACCCTCTTCTGGGCAAAACCGTTGACACCCTCCTGAGTGGAGTTGAAGATAGAGGTACCGTGGTATTGCTTGAGGGAGAGCATCTTCGGTGA
- a CDS encoding tetratricopeptide repeat protein: MLLTTSLFWGQAQAQEAIPQGSAIAPPDTIESSSLTGFDSFGRPFPLTPNGVRRVLDQGHHKLALILAEQALNRGSGAPVTALSWRELIARAQMALNRPSEALEMLESLPVGMIDQSSDLVLMMAQAQLAEGQFQQARGRFSHFLVENPKHPKAYIAQRGIGICELKLGSLDRARLQLGLYKERKDRPSPDAEWLVAMAELSLAQGELTQGRNWLKQLPKAARKTREARHIFYRMVRMQVEQAAKKAVTPKLLIDLETALAHNPGVAEGQEIRILHAKLFHQWATTPLTPTKKVTAAVKNLMERRCLLRETVMSNHGLEQAFYLQQLLKKELENPIGLTAPGGLLTPDGLALDGLTEPVRAAFAEAWMRQEQVDKAVALLGKERGPDSDLVRLRLMALGAAVEDLPLERVLERLTPSAANGEPNLLPRDLIEPLAEAFLYFTRGGREHEAGLLQAQLETRADHATVVRLLDYQKGLMFESLGDLEEALLHYVKLAFSKSQTSASDDRLLPESPKEAAARLLDQLGQVKESALLLGNQKGETNNP; this comes from the coding sequence ATGCTGCTTACTACATCCCTGTTTTGGGGTCAGGCCCAAGCCCAAGAGGCTATTCCCCAGGGTAGTGCGATTGCACCACCCGATACCATTGAATCCTCTTCCCTAACCGGTTTTGATTCCTTTGGCCGCCCTTTTCCCCTCACGCCTAACGGGGTCCGTCGTGTGTTGGACCAAGGGCACCACAAACTGGCATTGATCCTGGCTGAACAAGCCCTGAATCGTGGCAGTGGAGCCCCGGTCACAGCCCTGAGCTGGCGGGAGCTCATCGCCCGAGCCCAGATGGCACTTAACCGCCCCAGTGAAGCCCTGGAGATGCTGGAAAGCCTGCCGGTTGGCATGATTGATCAATCTTCTGATTTGGTCTTAATGATGGCCCAAGCCCAACTTGCTGAGGGTCAATTTCAACAAGCCAGAGGCCGTTTTTCCCACTTTTTGGTCGAAAACCCCAAACATCCCAAAGCCTATATTGCCCAACGGGGTATCGGTATTTGTGAGTTAAAGTTGGGCTCGCTTGATCGAGCCCGTCTACAGCTGGGGCTATACAAAGAACGCAAAGATCGCCCATCACCAGATGCTGAGTGGCTGGTGGCCATGGCGGAACTCTCCTTGGCGCAGGGGGAGCTTACCCAAGGGCGCAACTGGCTTAAACAGCTGCCCAAAGCTGCGCGTAAAACCCGTGAAGCCCGGCATATTTTCTACCGTATGGTACGTATGCAGGTTGAACAGGCTGCCAAAAAAGCGGTTACCCCCAAGCTACTGATTGATCTAGAAACAGCCCTGGCCCATAACCCAGGTGTGGCCGAAGGGCAAGAGATCCGCATCCTCCACGCCAAGCTGTTCCATCAGTGGGCAACAACCCCACTTACACCCACCAAAAAAGTAACCGCAGCGGTTAAAAATTTGATGGAGCGCCGCTGTTTACTGCGTGAAACCGTCATGTCCAACCATGGTTTGGAACAGGCTTTTTACCTGCAACAACTGCTTAAAAAAGAGCTTGAAAATCCTATTGGATTAACCGCACCTGGTGGCCTATTAACCCCGGATGGTTTGGCGTTAGATGGTTTGACCGAACCGGTCCGTGCGGCTTTTGCAGAGGCCTGGATGCGGCAAGAGCAGGTGGACAAAGCGGTGGCACTGCTGGGTAAGGAGCGTGGCCCTGATAGTGATCTGGTACGGTTACGACTGATGGCACTGGGTGCCGCTGTGGAAGATCTTCCTCTAGAGCGGGTATTGGAGCGGCTCACCCCATCAGCAGCCAACGGTGAACCCAACCTACTGCCCAGAGATCTGATCGAACCTTTGGCCGAAGCTTTTCTCTATTTTACCCGTGGTGGCCGGGAACATGAGGCAGGGCTTCTCCAGGCTCAACTGGAAACCCGTGCAGATCACGCAACCGTGGTACGGCTTCTGGATTATCAAAAGGGGTTGATGTTTGAATCCCTAGGCGATCTGGAAGAGGCGTTGCTCCACTATGTTAAACTGGCCTTTTCCAAAAGCCAAACATCCGCCAGCGATGACCGACTGCTACCAGAATCCCCCAAAGAGGCTGCTGCCCGTCTATTGGATCAGCTCGGTCAGGTCAAAGAGTCCGCCCTACTGCTGGGAAACCAAAAAGGTGAGACAAACAATCCCTAA
- the bioA gene encoding adenosylmethionine--8-amino-7-oxononanoate transaminase — MTDLIDLDKRHCWHPFTQAQTAPDPIPIASASGATLTTTEGQQWIDLISSWWVTTHGHSHPVVAQAIADQAKTLEQVIFAGFTHAPAVNLAKALSDKLGGDLDRVFFSDDGSTAVEVALKMATQYHINQGTPRHRFIAFRGGYHGDTVGAMSMGQGSGFFDAFSNMMFQVDLLDYPSTWIGDPSPEAREAIVLSQLDDYLNQHGDQCAALLMEPLVQGAAGMRMARPTFIQQLMARCRAAGVLVIFDEVMTGFGRTGSLFAFQQCGDQPDIICLSKGLTSGFMAMSVTVAREPIYQAFMGEGFDKALAHGHSFTANPLGCAAALASFQVFEQEQTLDRIEKISAIHEQRLAVFNKHKKVVRPRLCGSIGAIDLVVEDSGYEAAIGPQLKAFFAKKGLLLRPLGNTVYILPPYCISDDQLHKGWDAIEEAVKTLL, encoded by the coding sequence ATGACAGATCTTATCGACCTGGACAAACGCCACTGTTGGCACCCTTTTACCCAGGCTCAAACGGCTCCTGATCCGATCCCTATTGCTTCTGCTTCCGGGGCGACCCTGACAACGACAGAGGGGCAGCAATGGATTGATCTGATTTCCTCCTGGTGGGTGACGACCCATGGTCATAGTCATCCAGTGGTGGCTCAGGCCATTGCGGATCAGGCTAAAACACTGGAACAAGTGATCTTTGCCGGTTTTACCCATGCACCGGCTGTTAATTTGGCCAAGGCGTTATCGGACAAATTGGGGGGTGATCTGGATCGGGTTTTTTTCTCGGATGATGGCTCCACGGCTGTGGAAGTGGCTTTAAAAATGGCCACCCAGTACCACATCAATCAAGGAACACCCCGTCATCGATTCATAGCTTTTAGGGGTGGCTACCACGGGGATACGGTTGGCGCCATGTCCATGGGGCAGGGATCTGGTTTTTTTGATGCCTTTTCTAACATGATGTTTCAGGTGGATCTGTTGGATTATCCCAGCACCTGGATCGGTGATCCCAGCCCAGAAGCCCGAGAGGCCATTGTACTGAGTCAGTTGGATGATTATCTCAACCAGCATGGTGACCAGTGTGCTGCATTACTTATGGAGCCTTTGGTACAGGGTGCTGCAGGTATGCGGATGGCCCGGCCTACTTTTATTCAGCAATTGATGGCCCGCTGTCGAGCTGCTGGGGTGTTGGTGATCTTTGATGAAGTGATGACAGGTTTTGGTCGAACAGGATCTCTGTTTGCCTTTCAACAATGTGGTGATCAGCCGGATATTATATGCCTTTCCAAAGGGTTAACATCCGGTTTTATGGCCATGTCTGTAACGGTTGCACGGGAGCCTATCTATCAGGCTTTTATGGGGGAGGGGTTTGATAAAGCTTTGGCTCATGGCCACTCTTTTACGGCCAATCCATTGGGTTGTGCGGCGGCTTTGGCCTCTTTTCAAGTTTTTGAGCAAGAGCAGACCTTGGATCGAATTGAAAAAATTTCCGCCATTCATGAACAGCGCTTAGCGGTTTTTAACAAGCATAAAAAGGTGGTTCGTCCTCGACTTTGTGGCTCTATTGGTGCCATTGATCTGGTGGTTGAGGATAGTGGCTATGAAGCGGCGATTGGTCCTCAGTTAAAGGCCTTTTTTGCCAAGAAAGGTCTTCTGCTTAGGCCATTGGGTAATACCGTTTACATACTCCCCCCCTACTGCATTAGTGATGATCAATTGCATAAGGGGTGGGATGCCATTGAAGAGGCCGTTAAGACCTTGCTGTAA
- a CDS encoding M14 family murein peptide amidase A has translation MIHVKPSWAIWAFVLLLLPQPLRADDGSYAIEAGQKLTAQETCQRIGTKLGSVSIQDCIKQNLRLTGAYSVNGIPILMKEYPPLKRRKPKGRILVLGGIHGDEYSSVSISFRWLEKLNKHHSGLFHWHVVPLTNPDGLLQKKSVRMNARGVDLNRNFGTPGWEAEATDYWENRTFKDPRRYPGPNPLSEPESRWIAQEIEAFQPDVIVSIHAPYGLLDFDGPPQDPPKKLGSLYLSPLGTYPGSLGRYAGMYKKIPIITIELKYAGIMPSKREIRNIWMDLVRWLNRNVQPSTQKVGGQYDPILDPINPASWEESLS, from the coding sequence ATGATCCATGTAAAACCATCGTGGGCCATATGGGCCTTCGTCCTTCTATTACTCCCCCAGCCTCTGCGTGCTGATGATGGGTCTTATGCCATCGAAGCGGGTCAGAAACTGACGGCGCAAGAGACTTGCCAGCGCATTGGTACCAAGTTGGGCAGTGTCTCTATACAAGATTGTATTAAGCAAAATTTGCGCCTGACAGGGGCTTACTCGGTTAATGGTATTCCTATTTTGATGAAGGAGTATCCCCCGCTTAAACGGCGCAAGCCTAAGGGGCGTATTCTGGTCCTGGGTGGTATCCATGGGGATGAGTACTCTTCTGTCAGTATCTCCTTCCGTTGGTTGGAAAAACTGAATAAGCATCACTCTGGCCTGTTCCATTGGCATGTGGTGCCTTTAACCAACCCGGATGGTCTTTTACAGAAAAAATCGGTTCGTATGAATGCCCGAGGGGTGGACCTGAACCGCAACTTTGGTACACCAGGTTGGGAAGCAGAAGCCACCGACTACTGGGAAAATCGTACTTTTAAAGATCCCCGCCGGTATCCAGGTCCCAATCCACTTAGTGAGCCAGAGTCCCGCTGGATAGCCCAGGAGATTGAGGCTTTTCAACCCGATGTCATTGTCTCCATCCATGCCCCTTATGGGTTGTTGGATTTTGATGGCCCCCCTCAGGACCCCCCAAAAAAGTTAGGGTCGCTGTATCTTTCTCCTTTGGGTACCTATCCGGGCTCTCTGGGGCGGTATGCTGGGATGTATAAAAAAATTCCCATCATTACCATCGAACTCAAATATGCCGGTATTATGCCCAGTAAGCGTGAGATCCGTAATATCTGGATGGATCTGGTCCGCTGGCTTAACCGTAATGTCCAGCCCTCGACCCAAAAAGTGGGGGGGCAGTATGATCCTATTTTGGATCCCATCAATCCCGCCAGCTGGGAGGAGTCGCTCTCATGA
- the panC gene encoding pantoate--beta-alanine ligase has product MEILEDRPALATWRRQQGHKKIGFVPTMGCLHEGHLTLVREARKSCDSVVVSIFVNPTQFGPNEDFERYPRTFDADVAQLKAEGCDALFYPSVEAMYPADNPDLTRVSLPALAEMLCGAIRPGHFDGVATVVTILLNLVRPTQAFFGLKDYQQFTVLRCMVQDLAMPWEVVGVPTVREQDGLAMSSRNRYLDTTARTQSTALSQGLNCAYDAYHQGERKGDKLEDMVRQTLQQAGITRIDYVAVRDAQTLQPWQGHGAPVVLIAAHVGAARLIDNLVLDANRIPCDTKG; this is encoded by the coding sequence ATGGAAATTCTAGAAGATCGCCCAGCCTTGGCCACATGGCGTCGCCAGCAGGGTCATAAAAAAATCGGTTTTGTGCCCACCATGGGTTGCCTGCATGAAGGTCACTTAACCCTGGTTCGGGAAGCACGTAAAAGCTGTGACTCCGTGGTGGTTTCCATCTTTGTAAACCCCACCCAGTTTGGTCCTAATGAGGACTTTGAACGCTACCCTCGTACTTTTGATGCCGATGTCGCACAGCTAAAAGCTGAAGGGTGTGATGCCCTCTTCTACCCCTCCGTCGAGGCTATGTACCCTGCGGACAACCCAGATCTGACCCGTGTGAGCCTACCCGCTCTGGCTGAAATGTTGTGTGGTGCTATCCGTCCTGGCCATTTTGATGGGGTGGCCACCGTGGTGACCATTCTGTTGAATCTGGTACGCCCAACCCAAGCTTTTTTTGGGCTTAAAGATTATCAGCAGTTTACGGTCTTGCGCTGCATGGTTCAGGATCTGGCTATGCCCTGGGAGGTTGTAGGTGTTCCCACCGTACGGGAGCAAGATGGCTTGGCCATGTCCAGCCGTAACCGCTACCTAGACACCACAGCAAGAACCCAGTCCACCGCCCTAAGCCAAGGCCTAAACTGTGCCTACGATGCCTACCATCAAGGTGAGCGCAAGGGGGACAAGTTAGAAGATATGGTACGCCAAACCTTGCAGCAGGCAGGAATTACGCGTATCGACTATGTAGCCGTACGGGATGCCCAAACCTTGCAACCATGGCAAGGTCATGGGGCCCCTGTGGTACTGATTGCCGCCCATGTTGGGGCTGCACGTTTAATTGATAATCTGGTTTTGGATGCCAATCGCATCCCATGTGACACTAAAGGATGA